ATCTTTTTCTTGATGTTCCGGACGACTTGATAGGTGTTTCCCTGGAAGCGCACGACGGCGATGCCGCAGGCCGCCTCGCCCATGCCGCTCCACTCGCACAACCCCTGACGCTGCTCCCCGCCCAGCTGCAGCGTCGCCACGTCGCGCAGCAGGATCGGCGTTCCGTTCCGCTGTCGGCCGACCGGCACTTCGCCGATCTGGTGCAGGTTCTCGAAATACCCGCGGCTGCGCACGAGGTAGCTCAGTTCGCTGCGTTCGACGACCGAGCCGCCCACGTCGTTGTTCGAGTCGGCGATCGCCGCCCGGACCTGCCCGATCGACAGGCGATAGGCGCGAATCCGGTTCGGATCGACGATCACCTGGTATTCGCGCACGAATCCTCCGAGGGGAGCGACCTCGGAGACTCCGGGTACGGACTCGAGTTCGAAGCGCACGAACCAGTCCTGCAGGCTGCGCAGCCCGCCGAGATCGATGTCGGCCTTGGCCAGGGGTTTGCCGGTGAGCGGACACTTGCCGCCGCGCAAGAAGCCCCGCACCCGTACGAGTCGCGCGCGAACGGCGTCTTCCGTCGCGTTGGGCGAGGCGTACCATTTCCCGGTGGCGGGATCGTGCCAGATGCCACGCGGGTGATCGGGACAGTACCAGCCGGAAAGCAGAGCATATTGATATGCCCAGCCGACGCCGGTGGCGTCCGGGCCGAGTTGTGGCGTAACCCCGCGCGGCAACTGCGTGCTGGCGTAATTGAGATATTCGAGCACCCGGCTGCGTGCCCAGTACAGGTTCGTTCCCGGCTGGAAGGTCACGTGGATCAGCGAGAAATCGAACATGCTCTCGCCGCGGATCGATTGCACCTTCGGCACGTCCAGCAAGGCCGTTTCGAGCGGATAGGTCACCTGATCCTGTACCACGTCCGGCGGCTCGCCCATGTAGTTGGTCAGGACCAGCACCTGCGTGTCGGAGAGATCCGGCACGGCGTCGAGCTTGCTGTGGAACGTCAGCCACGCCGTCACGGCGATGATCGTCGCGGCAAGCATCAGAACCAGTCCGCGGTTCCTGATGGAAATCTCGATAATTTTCCGGAGCATGGCAGTCTCGTGCGGCGCCGGTCAGTGGGCCGCCATCGGCGGCTTGGGCATTTTCATTCCCGCCATGGCACCGCCGGGCGCCTGCGCCCCGGCGGTGAACTTGGCGGCGACTTCGTTCATGTTCGACTCGACGTCGATCAGGAACTGGCCGCTGGTGACGACGCGATCCCCGGGCTGCAAGCCGGAGAGCACCTGAACCAGGTCGTCGCTGCCGGAGAGGCCCGTGCGCACCTCCCGGGGAGCGAATCGGCCCTTACCTTCGGCGAGCAGCGCCAGCTCGCCCGTGCCGGTATGGATGATCGCCGATGCCGGCGCCAGCAGGCTGCGCTCGAGCGGAGTGGTCAGGATGTCGACCAGCGCATACATTCCGGGGCGAAGAAATCCGTCGGAATTCTCTAGCCGGGCGCGTACCGTCACCGTGTGCGTCTGCGGATCTTCATCGGGGGCGATGAAGAAGATCCGGCCCTCCAGAACATGGCCCGGATCGGCCGCCAGATGCGCCTGCAGGACTTGGCCGAGGCGCAGCCAGCGCAGTTGATTGTCGTACACCTGGGCGTCCAGCCAGACATGGTTCAACTGATCGATCCGCATCACCGTTTCGCCGCCCTTGATGAACGACTGTTGCCGGACGCCGACGGCCGCCAGATATCCCGACACGGGGCTGAGAAAGGTCAGGTATTCCTGCGCCCTGCCGTCGGCGGCGATGCGGTCGAGCTGGCCGGTGCTCACACCGAGATGGACGAGGCGCATGCGGATGGACTGAAAGATCTGCCGCGCCTCGGCAAGCGCGTTCTCGTCGCGCGCCCGCGTGGCAAGCGCGACGTTGCGCGCCGCGGCGAGCATTTCCTCCTCTGCGGCGAGGAGCTGCGGGCTGTACAGGGTGAAGAGCGGATCGCCCTTCCCGATCGCCGTGCCGTCGGTGGTGGCATAGAGCGTCCCGATCCAGCCGCTCGCCCGCAGCGTCACCGCGTAGACGACCGGTGTCGCCTGCCGGACATAGCCGACCGTGTGCACGGTCTGGTGCAGGGTGCCGAAGCGAACGGTGCTCGTCTCGACCGCGAGGTTCTGTTCGATCGCCGGATCGATCGTCACGTCGCCCGGATTGCCGGCCGTGCTTCCCGCGGCGTACACCGGAACGAGTGCCATGCCCATGGCGCTGATTCCCGGTTTCGGCGAGATCGACGCCGGTCCCAACATCGGATCCCACCAGTAGAGAACCTTGCGTGTCGAGTCGACCGGGGCGGCGGCCATGGGAGCCTTTTGCGCTCCCATGCTTCGAATGGGATCTCTGCCGCCGCCGGCGTACCGTGCCCCGAGGACCGCGCCCAGGCCAGCGGCGAGGAGTACCAGGACGAATGTTCGGGTGATGCGCTTCATAGGAATCTCCGACCGGAATGCAATGAACTGCCGTCCGTTGGGCGCGCCCGATCAGTCCGGACGCCGGCGGCGGATCACCACGAGTGAATGCGCCGCTGCAGCGGCAGCGGGGATCCCACTCGCGAGGTCAGGAGATCAAATGAGGAATACGCAGTGCAGGATGCTGTGGGGCGGAGGAATGGCTCGAATCGGCGGTGCGATGCCAGGCGAGACCGACCTCCGCGCAGCCGGCGTCTTCATGTCGGTCACGACATAGAGCAGCGCCGCGCCGACGGCATGCGCCAGCAGGGGGTGCGAAGGCGCGCCCACCGTCGTATGGCTCGCATCGTGTCCCGGGCAAACACAGGGAGCGCCCATGTCGCGCTTCAGGCAATGTGCACCCATCGAACCACGGGCCATCTGCGCAGCCGTCACGGACGCATTGCCGACGCCTGCGGCACAGGGGTTCGGCACGTTCGTGTGCACGCCCGTCCACACGCAGGCCGCCGCAGCCGATTGCGCATACAACACGGCGACCATCGTGAGCATTCCGATCATCTTGCGGAGCAGGCCTGAACGCTTCATGGCGGCGATTCTACCCCAGTGGTCGTTGGCGCTCCGTGACATGCCACAGATCCGGCGAGCTGGAGAACGGTCGCGGTCGTGCCGATGGTTCGACCGCCCCGCGACAGGTTTGTCGGAGGACGCTGCGTTCCAACGGAATCGCTACGCCGGCGGCAGCCTGCCCATCTGCTCCCGCAGTTTTTCCAGGGTCGCGCCGAAATCCGCCAGCCGGATGCCGTAGCAGTGCTCAACGGAGCCGAGGCGCTATGGGCGTTTGATGTGCCGAGGTGGGTTGGGGGAAACGGCAACGGACTGAAGCTGTGCGTGACCGCCAGATTCTTCGGCGGCAGCTTACCGCCCCATTGCCGCCCCACAGCCCGCCGGCACCGATGTCCGTTCAGGCCGACTTGCACGCATAGCCTTTCCGGCAGGTCTTGGACCGGAGCGGTCGCTGAAGAGACCGGTCTGCCGATACGACGACCGACCGCAGTTGGCCGGATCCCGCCGGCTCGACTCGTACCGGAGCGGCTATTCGGACGTCCGCTGCCTGAGTGTAGCGGTCGACCGGATCCTGCCTCAACTCCGTCCTAATTGCGGGCCCGCCCCGCAGAGTTCGTGTAGGGGTGCCGGGTTTCGGCGCCGGATACGGAGGATGCGAGATGGGGGATGCCAACCCGTACTTGAATGCGCGCCGGGAGTGGGACGAGCGATACGGTGACGCGCTTGCGCGCGCGAAGAACTGGAGACTGGCGGCATTTGCCAGCCTGGCGGTGACGGCGGTGTCCGTCGCCGGGATTGCCTGGATCGGCGGGCAGAGCAAGATCGAGCCCTTTGTCGTCGCGATCGACAAGCTGGGCGATCCGGTGGCGATGGCACGACCCGCGGGCGGCAGCGCGGTGAGCCAGCGCATCATCGAGGCGCAGGTCGCCAACTGGGTCTGGACGGCCCGCACCGTCCTGCCCGACGGCCCGGCGCAAAAAGCCCTGATCGCCCGGGTCTATGCGCTGGCAAGCGCCGACACGGCGGCCTACCTCAATTCGTGGTACTCCGCCCACCCGCCGTTTGGCGATTTCACGGTCAACGTCACCATCACGAGCGTGCTGCCGGTGAGCAAGGACACCTGGCAGGTCGGCTGGGATGAGGTCAAGCGCCAGAACGGCCAGCCCCAGCCGGTGCAGCACTGGAAGGCCAACATCACCACGGGGATCAACCCCGGCCTGGCGAACAACCCCCGGGTGATGCTCGACAACCCGCTGGGGCTCTTCCTGAAGAACGTCACCTGGACGCCCGTCGTCGGCGCGGCGTCCTGACCCCCCCTGGCATAGAGAGGATTCCCGAGATGAGCAAGAACCCCATTAAGATGGCGCTCGCCGCGCTTGCCGTGGCCGCCTCGGCCGCGGCGTCTGCCGCAACGATCGTCGACGAGGCCGGAACGCCCCGCCCGCTCACGAGCCACGAGATCTACGCGCTCAAGGCGCCGATCCCGCTCTCGGAGCGCGCTTCCAGCGCGGCGTCGCAGACCTGGCTCAAGACGGGCTACGCGCCCAGCATGCTGGGCACCAACGGGCAGGTGATGTACGCCTACGGCCAGAGCCAGCCCACGATCACCTGCGCGCCGCTGCACATCTGCGTGATCAACCTGCTGCCGGGCGAGCACATCACGAATCTCAGCATCGGCGACAGCGTGCGCTGGATGGTGCAGACCGCCGACGCCGGACACACCCCGGTCGTCGTGGTCAAGCCCGTCGCGGCCGGGCTCACGACAAATCTCGTGGTGACCACCGACGCCGGACGGGTGTACTACATGACCCTGGTCTCCCGGCAGCACCGCTACGTGCCGCAGATCGGGTTCTACGACCCGCAGCAGATCGTCATCCGCATGCAGCGGCAGGCCGATGCGCAAGTCGCGCAGGACGAGCAGAAGAAGCAGGCCGTCGTCGCCCAGCTGGGAACCGTCGACCCCTCCGATCTGGACTTCGACTACCACTGCGCGGGCGACGATCCGGACGAGATCGACCGGGATCTGCTGCCGGTGCGGGTGTTCGCGGGCGGCGGCCACACCTACCTGCAGATGCAGGGCGGCATGACCTTCCGGGACGCCCCGGCCGTGTTCCGATTCGACGGCGGCAAGACCGAGCTCATCAACAGCCGGCTCGTGAACGACTACTTCGTGATCGACGGGTTGCCGGAGAAGTTCAAGCTGGTGGTGGGCGTAGGCAAGGGGGCGCGCGGGGTGACCTGCGAGCAGGGCGCCGCCCCCAAGCCCTTTGCGGTTCCGCCCTCGAACCTCCTGCCGCAGGGGCGCTGAGATGAGCGAAGAGACCGATCGGGATCTGCTCGAAGCCGACGTGGACGGCAGCACCGCGAGCCGCGAGCCGTTGCGCATCCGCGGCACGCCATCAAAGGGTCCGCGCCTGAGCAAGAACCTCAAGGGGGCGCTTGCCGTTCTCGGCGGCCTGGCCGGTGTGGGAATCGTCATCGGGGTGATGTCGGCCGGGCAGCATGCCAAGACCAAGCCGGAGTCGGCGGATGCGGCCCGGGTGGGGCAGACCAAACCGGATGTCGACGCCATGGAGCAGGCCGCCGACAAGGCGCGGCTGGAGCAGGACGCGGCCGGCGGCGATTCGTCGACCCCCCGGGTGTCCGCACGCACGGACAAGGCTGCGGCGCCCGCTGCGCTGCAGGCCGGGCCTGCGTCCGCAGCGCAACTCACGCCCGAGCAGAAGTACCGCCAGTGGCTCGACGAGCAACGCTACAAGAACCTCGAAGGCGCGATCCTCGCCGCGCAAAGCGCCCGGCTTGCCAAGACCGTCCCGGAAGGCGCCGTTCCCCAGGGGGCGCAACGCCCCGATCCGCCGGGCGCTGCCGTGGCGCCCTCCGGTGATCTGGGGACCACGCTGCAAAACGCTCTTGCCGGACTCCAGCCGCCGCACGGCGCCGCTGGCGCAGAACCGCAAGGGCAGCAGGGGGCGCAGCAGCAGAACAAGGCCTTCCTCGCCGCCCAATCGAAGAGCGATGGCGACTACCTGCCCGCATCGGTGCAGCCGCCGCGCGCCCGGCACGAGCTCTTCGCCGGATCCGTGATCCCCGCGGTGCTCGTCACCGGGATCAACAGCGATCTGCCGGGAAGCATCTCCGCCCAAGTGCGCGAGACGGTCTACGACAGCCTCGATCCGGACGTGGTACTCATCCCCCAGGGAACCCGGCTCATCGGCCAGTACAGCAGCGACGTCGCCTACGGCCAGCGGCGCGTGCTCGTGGCCTGGAACCAGGTGATCTTCCCCAACGGATCGACCATCGACCTTAAGGGCATGGAAGGCACCGATGGGCAGGGACAGGCCGGATTCCGCGATCGGGTCGATAACCACTACATGCGGATCTTCGGCAGCGCCATCCTGATGAGCCTGCTGAGCGCCGGCGCGCAGCTCTCCCAGCCGCAGAACGCCAACATGTTCACCGCGCCATCGGCCGGCCAGGAGGCCGCCGCCGCCTTGGGCCAGGAGCTCAACATGGTGGGGCAGAATCTGCTCAACCGGAACCTCAACATCCAGCCCACCCTGGTCATCCGCCCCGGCTATGCGTTCAACGTCCTCGTCAGCCGAACCATGATCCTGTCACCCTATCCGGCGCAGTAGGGATGAGGCGGTGTTGATTCCTGCGCGTCTGGTGTAAATCCGGTGTAAAACGCTGTCGGAATACCCGGTTTTTTGTCGGTCAATGGCAGAGTCTCCTCTCGGAAGCCATTTCTGTCATTGGCGGTCATTCGCCTTCACACGGCAGGGGTCACAGGTTCGAACCCTGTGCCGTCCACCAGCAAAATCAATGGGTTGCCAGATCGCGCAACCCGGATTCCCACCTCATGTCCTATTTTTGTCCGCTGCGGCGCCCGGGTGCGCGTGTGCTGCGGAATGGATCCGTACGCGAATCCCGGATCGAATCATTTGTCCGGGAGTTGCGGTTGATTTCGGCCCAATGTCGGGGAACGCTGTGCGACTATTATCTGGAAAAAAGTTGATCTAGAACAATATTGTCGTTTGATGTAGCGCAACCATACGCACCTTATGGGTGCGTGGCGGCCGTTGTGCAACCGTGAGCCGAGCAACAAGACCGACCGGAGCAGCGAGTGGACGTGTCACCGGATTCCGACGAAACGCGCAACCTTTCCTCCTATGACTCGGCGTATGGGGAGGATGTCGCCGCCATTCTTGCCGACCCCGCGATCCAAGGCGCCGTCGAGGAGGCATCAGCGCGATTTGCCGACCGGTTCTACGACGCACTGTTCCGCCGCGACAGCACGTCGCAGATCCTGTCGCGGCTGGAACCGGCGGAAGTTGCGCATCTGAAACGCCGGTTCGCGCAGCATTTTGCGTTGCTGCTATCTCCGAACCTGACCAAGTACGCCCATTACTCGTGGGCCCGGAAGATCGGAGTCGTGCACGAGCGGATCGGACTCGATCTGCCGACCCTGCTGGAAGCGTACCATTCCTACCAGGACGAGGTGCTCGCGCTGGTGCGGGCGTGGCTCCCCGGCGACGCGCAATGCCGGCAGCGGGAGCTTCTCGCTTCGGCCCTGCTGCGCCGGACCATGCTGGATATGGAGGCGCAAAGCCTCAGTCACGACGAGGCGCATGGCAAGCTTTCCGCGATCATTTCCCGCCTGACCCGGTTGGTGCGCGAAGCCGCCAATCCCGCCGACTTCCTGCAGGGGTGCGTCGATACCCTGGCCCGGGTCGACGGTGTCGACGTCTGCCTGGTCGCGCGCCCCGATTCCCAAGGCGTGCTGCGTGTCGAGGTCATCGGCGGCGCGGTCGGAGTCCGATACCTCGAGCACATCGGGAGCGCAGGGTGCCCGCCGATGCGTGTGCGCGGCCGCGGCGCGATCGCCAATGGAACCGTCGCGCATGCGTGGCGTGACGGGGTTCCGCAGGTGTGCGCGGCGATCTCCCTGGACGCGACCTGGGAGCCGTGGGAGGCGGCGCTGGCGGATCTGTCGCTGCGCAGCGCGGCGGCGGTTCCGCTGGTCGACGAGTCGGGGCAGTCGTATTCCTTGTTGCTGCTGTTCAGCCGCTGGCCCAGCTTTTTCAACGCCATCGCGCGCTGGGACATGCTGCGGCACATCCAGCAATTGCTCGGCCATTCGGCCGTACGCATCGAGCACGGGGCCGTGGTTGCGGCATCGCAGCGGGAGATCTATCGCCGGCGGCTCCGCGACGGCGCCGTCCGGATGGTGTACCAGCCGATCGTCGACCTGCAGGCGGGAACGGTGGGCCACCTCGAGGCGCTCGCCCGCCTGGTTGCCCCCGACGGATCGATCATTCCGCCGGGGGAATTCCTGCCGGCGTTGGGCAACAACGACCTGCTGCAGTTGTTCGAACTCGGACTGCATCAGGTCTGCCGGGATCTCCACGCGTGGCGCGATGGCGTCGGCGGATGGGAGCCGTCCGTATCCATCAACCTGCCCGCCGACGCGATCACGGATGACGCCTATCGCGACGTGCTCCTCGAGACGGTCGCCAAGGCGGGGATCCCGCCGGCGCGGATCCACCTGGAGGTCCTGGAAACCCAGGACTGCGTTTCATTCGACGAGCGCAAAGGCCGCATCATGGCACTGCGCAGCGCGGGGTTCCGGGTCGTGCAGGACGACCTGGGTTCCGGCCACAGTTCCTTGCTGCGCTTGAACGCGATTCCGTTCGACGGCGTGAAGATCGATCAGGGGCTGGTGCGCAGCGCCTTCGAAGACCCGAGCCGCGCGCTGGAATTCATCTGCCATCTCACCGCCCTTGCGAAGAATTTCGGCATCACCGTCACCGTCGAAGGCCTGGAGGATCCCGCCCTGGTCGAAGCTGCGGCGGTGCTCGGTGCGGAGCAGGGCCAGGGGTACGCGATCGCCCGGCCGATGCCGGCGGAGGAAGTCCTGCCGTGGCGCGAGCGGTTCCGATGGAACATCGATCCCAAGAGCCCCCGCACGCCCTTGGGCGCGTTTGCCGGCTATCTGCTCTGGGGGCAGCAACACAAGGCGCTCGAACATTGGCCGGAACTGGTGGGGCACTTCGTGCGGTTCCCGTGCGCGGTCCAGCGCTATATCGACCACCACGGTTTGCAAGGTTCGGCGCTGCAGGAACTGCTCAAGGAGCATCACGCCGTTGCCGCGAACGGAACGTCCAGCCCCGAGTTCCGGCGGACCGGCCACGACCTGAAGGTCTTGCTGGGCCTGCATTGGCGCCAGCAACGGGCGATCGAAAAGAGCGCATAGACCGCATACGCGGCGGATTCGCGTCGGAATTCCTCCGGGGCCGAGCGCCTTCGCCGGCGCCGTGCCGCCGTCAGCGGACCGGCGCCTGGGCGGTCAGTGCCGGCCCTGCGCCGAAAATGTCGCGGATCGGTCGCAGGTTGGCGAGTTCTTGTTGCGCTTCCGTTCCGGCGTGGGACCGGGCGAAGTCCTTGCGGAATCGGTCCAGGTCCGCATGCATCGCCAGCATCGTGGCCAGCACGTTGAGATGGTCGGACGGTTCGGC
This genomic window from Burkholderiales bacterium GJ-E10 contains:
- a CDS encoding RndB, which encodes MKRITRTFVLVLLAAGLGAVLGARYAGGGRDPIRSMGAQKAPMAAAPVDSTRKVLYWWDPMLGPASISPKPGISAMGMALVPVYAAGSTAGNPGDVTIDPAIEQNLAVETSTVRFGTLHQTVHTVGYVRQATPVVYAVTLRASGWIGTLYATTDGTAIGKGDPLFTLYSPQLLAAEEEMLAAARNVALATRARDENALAEARQIFQSIRMRLVHLGVSTGQLDRIAADGRAQEYLTFLSPVSGYLAAVGVRQQSFIKGGETVMRIDQLNHVWLDAQVYDNQLRWLRLGQVLQAHLAADPGHVLEGRIFFIAPDEDPQTHTVTVRARLENSDGFLRPGMYALVDILTTPLERSLLAPASAIIHTGTGELALLAEGKGRFAPREVRTGLSGSDDLVQVLSGLQPGDRVVTSGQFLIDVESNMNEVAAKFTAGAQAPGGAMAGMKMPKPPMAAH
- a CDS encoding TonB-dependent receptor, whose protein sequence is MLTMVAVLYAQSAAAACVWTGVHTNVPNPCAAGVGNASVTAAQMARGSMGAHCLKRDMGAPCVCPGHDASHTTVGAPSHPLLAHAVGAALLYVVTDMKTPAARRSVSPGIAPPIRAIPPPHSILHCVFLI
- a CDS encoding conjugal transfer protein, whose protein sequence is MGDANPYLNARREWDERYGDALARAKNWRLAAFASLAVTAVSVAGIAWIGGQSKIEPFVVAIDKLGDPVAMARPAGGSAVSQRIIEAQVANWVWTARTVLPDGPAQKALIARVYALASADTAAYLNSWYSAHPPFGDFTVNVTITSVLPVSKDTWQVGWDEVKRQNGQPQPVQHWKANITTGINPGLANNPRVMLDNPLGLFLKNVTWTPVVGAAS
- a CDS encoding conjugal transfer protein TrbG — protein: MSKNPIKMALAALAVAASAAASAATIVDEAGTPRPLTSHEIYALKAPIPLSERASSAASQTWLKTGYAPSMLGTNGQVMYAYGQSQPTITCAPLHICVINLLPGEHITNLSIGDSVRWMVQTADAGHTPVVVVKPVAAGLTTNLVVTTDAGRVYYMTLVSRQHRYVPQIGFYDPQQIVIRMQRQADAQVAQDEQKKQAVVAQLGTVDPSDLDFDYHCAGDDPDEIDRDLLPVRVFAGGGHTYLQMQGGMTFRDAPAVFRFDGGKTELINSRLVNDYFVIDGLPEKFKLVVGVGKGARGVTCEQGAAPKPFAVPPSNLLPQGR
- a CDS encoding conjugation TrbI family protein yields the protein MSEETDRDLLEADVDGSTASREPLRIRGTPSKGPRLSKNLKGALAVLGGLAGVGIVIGVMSAGQHAKTKPESADAARVGQTKPDVDAMEQAADKARLEQDAAGGDSSTPRVSARTDKAAAPAALQAGPASAAQLTPEQKYRQWLDEQRYKNLEGAILAAQSARLAKTVPEGAVPQGAQRPDPPGAAVAPSGDLGTTLQNALAGLQPPHGAAGAEPQGQQGAQQQNKAFLAAQSKSDGDYLPASVQPPRARHELFAGSVIPAVLVTGINSDLPGSISAQVRETVYDSLDPDVVLIPQGTRLIGQYSSDVAYGQRRVLVAWNQVIFPNGSTIDLKGMEGTDGQGQAGFRDRVDNHYMRIFGSAILMSLLSAGAQLSQPQNANMFTAPSAGQEAAAALGQELNMVGQNLLNRNLNIQPTLVIRPGYAFNVLVSRTMILSPYPAQ
- a CDS encoding diguanylate phosphodiesterase encodes the protein MDVSPDSDETRNLSSYDSAYGEDVAAILADPAIQGAVEEASARFADRFYDALFRRDSTSQILSRLEPAEVAHLKRRFAQHFALLLSPNLTKYAHYSWARKIGVVHERIGLDLPTLLEAYHSYQDEVLALVRAWLPGDAQCRQRELLASALLRRTMLDMEAQSLSHDEAHGKLSAIISRLTRLVREAANPADFLQGCVDTLARVDGVDVCLVARPDSQGVLRVEVIGGAVGVRYLEHIGSAGCPPMRVRGRGAIANGTVAHAWRDGVPQVCAAISLDATWEPWEAALADLSLRSAAAVPLVDESGQSYSLLLLFSRWPSFFNAIARWDMLRHIQQLLGHSAVRIEHGAVVAASQREIYRRRLRDGAVRMVYQPIVDLQAGTVGHLEALARLVAPDGSIIPPGEFLPALGNNDLLQLFELGLHQVCRDLHAWRDGVGGWEPSVSINLPADAITDDAYRDVLLETVAKAGIPPARIHLEVLETQDCVSFDERKGRIMALRSAGFRVVQDDLGSGHSSLLRLNAIPFDGVKIDQGLVRSAFEDPSRALEFICHLTALAKNFGITVTVEGLEDPALVEAAAVLGAEQGQGYAIARPMPAEEVLPWRERFRWNIDPKSPRTPLGAFAGYLLWGQQHKALEHWPELVGHFVRFPCAVQRYIDHHGLQGSALQELLKEHHAVAANGTSSPEFRRTGHDLKVLLGLHWRQQRAIEKSA